DNA from Candidatus Campbellbacteria bacterium:
TCTATTCCTTTCGGGAACAGAGTCACGATTGTTTTCTCGCCAAAGAGCGTCCGAAAAAGATACTACAGGAGTTGTATCCTATTCGCAAGCCCTTTTATTTTTTTCTTAAGACCTTCACAAGGGTATCGCCCAACACTTTCAAAGAGGCGTCATCGTAGACGGAAACCGTTACGATATTCTTTGCAAGAATTTTTGTTGCTTTAGCAAAATCTTTTATGCGTGTTGCGAGTGCTTTTTCATCAAGAAGGTCTCGTTTTGTAAACAGAATTACTTCGGGTTTTTCTGCCAAATCTTTGGAGTATTTTGAAAGTTCTGCGCGAATGGTTTTGTATGCAACCGTGGGGTCCTCGTGTTCACACGAAATACAGTGGATGAGTGTCTTTGTTCGTTTAATGTGACGAAGAAAGGTGTGACCGAGCCCTTTTCCTTCTGCGGCGCCCTCAATCAACCCCGGAATGTCGGCGAGCACAAATCCGTACAATGCGCCGAGATTTGGATTGAGTGTGGTAAACGCATACGAACCCACTTTAGCGTGCGCACCCGTCAGTGCATTCAACACGCTCGATTTTCCAGCGTTTGGAAGGCCAATGAGACCTGCATCAACAACAAGTTGCAGTTCAATATCAAAATCAGCCTCTTCACCAGGTTTTCCTTTTGTTGATTGTTTTGGTGTAACGTTTCGAGAACCTTTGAAGTGTTCATTGCCATACCCACCGTTACCACCTTGGAGAATAATTTCCCTCTGTCCCTCAATCAAAAGTTCAAAACGTTGCCCTGTCTGCACGTTGGTAATCACCGTTCCAACAGGAAATTCAAAAAGTAATTCCTTACCATCTCTTCCCTCTTTGCTTTGACTACCTCCAGCCGCACCATCTTCTGCTTCATAACTTTTTTGGTCATTGTAGCGAAGGAGTACAGTAATGTCTCGAATCGCAGTAACGACAACATCACCTCCACGGCCACCATTACCTCCAGCGGCACCAGACAAATCTTTCCCTTTGAGATGCAACCAACGCACCACACCGTCGCCTCCGCGACCCGCAGTCAAATGTAAGTGTAGTTCATCAATGAAGGGCATAAATAGTGGTGGGTTTGGAGTTGGGGGTTAGAAGTTGGTGATTAGAAAATTTAGTTTGTAAGAGCTAATTCAGCTAGTGCAATAGCCCCTTCCTTTGTTTTTGTAACTGCCATAAATCCAGCACGGTGGCAGAAGAAAGCGTCTGTAACACCAGTTATTGACGCAAGTTCATCACCTTTCTTTCCCTGCCACGCAACAGGCAGTGATTTTCGTACTGCGAATGAGAAAGGCTCAATAGAAACTCCCACAACTTGCCAAGTCCCGTCCTCGTGAGTCCGAACAAAATAAATAGGCTCTTGATATTCACCAAGCACATTAGCAATGAGGGTGCGTGAAATAATTTCTCCCTCTGGAAAGACAATGATGGTTTTATTTTTAGATGCTTCATACTGTGTGTGTATAAATTGTTTTGTTTCAGCATCACTTTTTACATGAACAATAACTCGTTCAAGAATCCGTCCAGCAATCGCAACTGCTTCCATAAAAGCCTCGTCACGTGTTAATGCTTCACCGCGGGCCGGTTCAAGAAAAGCGATTACTGACTGAATGAGAAACGGTGACTTTTTATATTGATCATTCTTAAAAAACAACTCAACACCGTTGTCATATGCGTCTATGGGTTCAATAATATATTCGTCGACAGCATCTGCATCTGTTTGAGAACCAATAATTTCCTTTCCAAACTTTTTCCAAATGAGACCAAATGAGGCATATGGAATACCATTGTTACGCTTTCCTGCCCCGCCCTCTTGGTGGTGATCAAACCTATTTTTTGACTCGTCATATACAAAACCAGCGTCAAGAACATAGTCACCGCTCCTAATAATTTCAGGGTCTCGACTCCGTAGCACTTCAATTTCCTGTCCGGCAAGTAACAACCGCAATGCGGCAACTCCAAATACATCATCGGCATGAAATCCTCCACTGTGTGTAACAATCCGAATCTTAGTCATTGTCAGGAAGAAATTTGTGCCCTACCCACACCACAACCGAAACAAGAAGTGCGCCAATAAAGGCGTCTATAAATCTTTCTACGAGAAATCCGTCAACAAAGTATGCTGCCAACCAGAATAGCCCCGCATTAATAACAAGTGTGAAAAATCCGAGTGTAATGATGTTGATTGGAAGCGTCAATAAAATAATGATTGGCTTCACAATAAGGTTGAGTACTGCAAGCACGACAGCAACAATGAGAGCGACATAGAAACTTTCAACAACAATGCCTGGGATAAGATACGAGGCACCGAGAACCGCAAGGGCTGTTAAAATTATTTTGTACAGAATATTCATATGTTAGTGTGTATTAGGAGTGCTTATAAGTACAACTATTCTACCACCACTTCTTCAATGACAATATCGTGCTGTTTTTTCTTTTTCTTTTTGTGGTAATACAGAAAAACAACCAGGGCCAGAGCACAAGCAATAAGAATAGTGTTTTGTGCGCCCTCTACTACTGTTGAATACCCGAGATAGAAATTACCAAATTGCCACCCAATAAATCCTGACCACATTGAACGAACAATGGTGCCAAAAAAGGTGTGGAGAAAAAATGGTAGTGGACGCCAACGAACAAGACCACAAAACACATTGATTGCCACACTTGGTGTAAGTGGAAATGATCGTGCGGCAAAGAGAAGCACATCATCCCACGTGTGACCCTCCATATACAGACGCATCTTCTCAACTTCATCCCACGACACGCCCATGTACTTTCCATATTTCACCACAATGGGTTTTCCTCCCCAATACACAATGCCGTAAATAATAAGAGAGCCGAAAGAAAGACCGACAGCAATAGGTAACCCGACATACAAAAAGAGTTTCAAAAATGCAGCCGTTGAGAGTGCTGTTCCTTCAAGAAAAAAGAAACCCGCTGACACCGTAACCAGTGTTGAAGGAATTGGTGGAATAATTTCTTGCAAAAAACCGAGGGCCAAAACGCCCCACGGACCAATGGAAACAAAAAGTGCTTGAGCAAATGAAAGAAGGTTATCTAACATAAGGTTGATTTTTAATGAACGGAGTGAGTATAAGGTAAACCTTTCTCCAACATCGCTCGGATGTCATGCAAACAAGATCGTTTGCGCGACACTCCTCGCTTATTGGAGTAAAAATCACCACCCCGCCCTTTTATGCCAAAAAAGATGGGTTGTTCAGGAGTGTATGATTTTGTTGCTATGGGTATCATGCTGTATGGCGTTATTCAAGAGAAAGGGCTGGGTTGTGAAA
Protein-coding regions in this window:
- a CDS encoding phage holin family protein, giving the protein MNILYKIILTALAVLGASYLIPGIVVESFYVALIVAVVLAVLNLIVKPIIILLTLPINIITLGFFTLVINAGLFWLAAYFVDGFLVERFIDAFIGALLVSVVVWVGHKFLPDND
- a CDS encoding VTT domain-containing protein; the protein is MLDNLLSFAQALFVSIGPWGVLALGFLQEIIPPIPSTLVTVSAGFFFLEGTALSTAAFLKLFLYVGLPIAVGLSFGSLIIYGIVYWGGKPIVVKYGKYMGVSWDEVEKMRLYMEGHTWDDVLLFAARSFPLTPSVAINVFCGLVRWRPLPFFLHTFFGTIVRSMWSGFIGWQFGNFYLGYSTVVEGAQNTILIACALALVVFLYYHKKKKKKQHDIVIEEVVVE
- a CDS encoding MYG1 family protein, translating into MTKIRIVTHSGGFHADDVFGVAALRLLLAGQEIEVLRSRDPEIIRSGDYVLDAGFVYDESKNRFDHHQEGGAGKRNNGIPYASFGLIWKKFGKEIIGSQTDADAVDEYIIEPIDAYDNGVELFFKNDQYKKSPFLIQSVIAFLEPARGEALTRDEAFMEAVAIAGRILERVIVHVKSDAETKQFIHTQYEASKNKTIIVFPEGEIISRTLIANVLGEYQEPIYFVRTHEDGTWQVVGVSIEPFSFAVRKSLPVAWQGKKGDELASITGVTDAFFCHRAGFMAVTKTKEGAIALAELALTN
- the obgE gene encoding GTPase ObgE; the encoded protein is MPFIDELHLHLTAGRGGDGVVRWLHLKGKDLSGAAGGNGGRGGDVVVTAIRDITVLLRYNDQKSYEAEDGAAGGSQSKEGRDGKELLFEFPVGTVITNVQTGQRFELLIEGQREIILQGGNGGYGNEHFKGSRNVTPKQSTKGKPGEEADFDIELQLVVDAGLIGLPNAGKSSVLNALTGAHAKVGSYAFTTLNPNLGALYGFVLADIPGLIEGAAEGKGLGHTFLRHIKRTKTLIHCISCEHEDPTVAYKTIRAELSKYSKDLAEKPEVILFTKRDLLDEKALATRIKDFAKATKILAKNIVTVSVYDDASLKVLGDTLVKVLRKK